TGATGGTCATGCTCGGTGTGGAACTCTTCGCGCCCGTCCTCCTCCCGAAACACGACTTCTTCATCTCGAGTCCTTTTATCTTCGGCGAGAAGATCGGGCTGTCGTTCATGCTCATCTCGCTGTATTCGGTCTTTTTCCATCTGACCCGCCGTTGGGCCCCCACGTATTCGTTGTTGAGCAAAAAGACGATTCACATTTACGTCGCGCATATCCTCTTCATCTTCGGAAACACATGGGTGTGGGGATTCGGCCGCGCATTTGCGGGCTCGCTGCACATCTGGCAGGGAGTGCTGATGGCCGCCGCGGCCATCGTCTTCAGCTTCACCGTCGGCATCGTGACCGCCCGCGCCGAACGCGATAATCCCGCCTTGCACGGCACGCTGCGATTCGGTTTTGCCTGCACACTGACCTATTTCCTCCTCTTCGGAGTCTGATACCCGTCCATGTCACACACTGAATCCGCAGACCGTCTCCCCCGGATAATATTTGCCGTTACCGTCGGACTCGGCTCGTGCATCGCGCTGCTTGCGCTTTTTGTGGAGCCGTATTTCTTCCAGTTTTACGGCGATGCCAACTCGCGTCTGGTGCAGACGCGCATGATCATCGACTCCACCAGCCCCGGCCTGCACTGGATTGGTTCCGTGTGGCTGCCGTTGCCGCAGTTGCTCTTCCTCCCGTTCTCGCTGATTGATCCGCTGTTCCGCACCGGGCTCGCGGGGTTTGTTGTGTGTATGCCGCTGCTCGGGTGGAGCGCGGTGCTCATGTACCGTCTGTTGCGCGATGTCACGGACGAGCCGATCGCCGCGGCGATCGGCGCGCTGTTTTTCGCGCTGAATCCCAACATGCTGTACATCAGCATGACGGCCATGACCGAGACGGTCACCCTGTTCTTCTTTATCGCCTCGGTGCAGCAATGGATGGTCTGGTTGCGCGGCCCGCGCGCCGGGCGTGCGCTGCCACTCCTTCTGGCGTCGCTTTCCGCGGCTGCCGCCACGCTCTGCCGGTACGAGGCCTGGATGTTCACCGCGGTGTTGTTTGCCTTCACACTCGTCGTCCTCCTCCGTCGCCGCGCACCCCTCGCCCGCGCGGGTGTTTCGGTCGCGCTGTCGCTGCTTATGTGGACGGGCGCGGCCTTCTGGCTGCTTTGGAATCACGTGCAGTTCGGCGACGCGTTCTACTTCAATCATGCCGAGTACTACTCGGCCGCGTGGCAGGCCGCGCACAGGCCCGTCCGCGCCCAATATTACCTGCAGTTCCGCAACGTGCTTTCGATTTACGGTGTGACGGCCGCAGCCATTTTCGGGTACGGCTTCCTGGCCGTCGCCGCCGCGGGCACGGTGCTGATGCTGCGCGCGCGCGGCCGCGCCCACAGTATCGCTCTCGCGCTGCTGTTGCTGGTGATGCCCTTCTTCACGCTGCTTTCGCTGTTCCGCGGTGTCGCGGAAATGACCGAGTGGTGGAACTCGCGATACGTGCTGCTCGCGTCGCCGTTTGTGTCGCTCGCCGTTGCGACGGCATGCGCGTGGTGGAAAGGCCGCGGCGGCGGTACACGCGCTCTGGTAACGGCGGCGGCGATTCTGTTTGCTCTCACGGCGGGACTGCAGATGTCCTTGCAGAAAGGCAACGTGGTGACCGTCGCCGATGCGGCAGGCGGATTCTATTACATGCAAACCCCGCACGCAACGGCCGTGGCCGAACATCTGCGCGCGCAGTACCGCGGAGGCGTCCTGTTCTGCGCCACTGGTTCGGGGCAGTCGCATCGAATACTGCAGCCCAGCGGCATCCCGACGAGATCGCTTGTCACCGGACTCAATTTCGACACGCGGAATCTGGACCTCGCCTTTGTCACGTCGTCGTACGAATGGGTGGTTGTCGGACTCGCACCCAGTCCCGACGGCGAAGTGATCGCGAAACACTGGCAGGCCAACGCCGCACTGCTCCAATCCGCCTACGACGAAGTGCTGCGAAACGACTACTACATCGTGTACAGAAAATCCGCCGCGACACGGACGTCGCGCGGCACATGAGGAGGCATCGAATGAACGCATCACGATACATCCGCGCGCTCGCGCTCGGTCTGTTGATCCTGCCCTGCGCAGACGTCGCAGCGCAAAGTGCTGCGGCCTCTGCGGATTCACTGCGCGCCGCACTCGACCGCAGCATCGGGGCCGTGTACGAAATCGTGTCGGGTCCGGCCGGACAGGAACGCGACTGGACGCGCTTCACGACGCTCTTTCATCCGGATGCGCGCCTTGTCTCGATACGCCGCCGCCACATCGACACCGTCGTGACACGTTCCATGACCCTGCAGGACTTTATCGAGCGCGCGACGGCTTCATCGCGGCGTTTCGGTTTTGCGGAGAAGGAGATTCATCGGCAATACGAACGCTTCGGCGATCTCGTCCATGTGTGGTCGGCCTACGAAGTGAATGCCGACGGTCCGCAGGGCGCGCGGACCTGGCGTGGCGTGAACAGCTTCCAGCTCGTGCGCGAAGGACGCGACTTCCGCATACTCTCGATTGCGTGGGAGGACGAGGCCCCGGGACTTGTCTACGAAAAACCCGCCGACTGAACGCGTGGCCGCTTGTTTTGCGCGGCGCCGGGTGTTTTGTATGTTGCCGGGTCAGTCCGCATCCCGCGTACTGCTCCCCTGATCGCTCTCCCACAGCCCCCGGAGTTTTCACCATGAAACGCGCGAGCACCTTGTGCCTCCTCGGTTTGTTCTGCCTTCTCCTCTCATCCTGTTCCAAAGAAGGGGAGTACTCGAGCGAACTGATTCCCGTCGTCATCGACGGAAAATTCGGCTATATCGATCCGACCGGCCAGGTCATGATCGCGCCGCAGTTCGACGCCGCCTCGGTCTTTTCCAACGGCCTCGCCCGCGTCATGAAAGACGGCAAGTGGGGCTTTATCGACACCAAGGGCGCCTACGCGATCGAGGCCAAATACGTGCGCGCCACGTGGTTCTCGGAAGGATATGCCTGCGTGGTGAAGGAGAACGGCTTCCCCGAGTTCATCAATGAAAAAGGCGAGACCATCGCGACGATGAAGGATGCTGAATCGGCCGGACTCGTCGTGGAAGGCCTGGCACCGGCGCGTATGAAGGACGACAAGTGGGGATTTGTGGCGCCCGACGGTACTGTCAAGATCCCGGCAACGTACGAGGAAGTCCGGTTCTTCTCGGACGGACTCGCCGCGGTGAAGGACGACAAGCAGAACTGGGGCTTCATCGACAAGGACGGCAAGGTTGTCGTCGCGCCCGCGTACCGCCGTACGCAGTATTTCCGCAACGGACTTGCAGCGGTGCAGGATGCGAAAGATCGTTGGGGCTACATCGACAAGACGGGCAAACTCGTCATAGAACACAAATATGAAAACGCGCAGGACTTCGTAGGCGATCTGGCCTTTGTGTCGCTCGAGGGGAAATTCGGCGCGATCGACAAGAGCGGCTCCATGGTTATCGCGCCCGCGTACACGGTTGCGGCGCCGTTCACCAACGGACTCGCGGCGGTGCGTGTCGGCGACTCCACAGGGTACATCGACGAGAAGGGCGAGATGGTCATCACGCCGCGTTTCCCGGTCGCTCTGCCCTTCATCGGTTCCGTCGCCATCGCCGGATCGAACGGGAAATACGGCCTCATCGACAGCAAGGGCGCCTATGTCGTGGAACCGCGCTACGAGCGTTTCGACTTGTCGTACCTGCAGGCGCTCAATGAAGGCATCATGGACATCGGCGAATACTTCGTCGTCACCACCGACTATTTCGACGCCAAGGCCGCGGCCGAAGGTGTGTTGAAGAAAACAAGCGCCGAGGCCTTCCTCGGTGTGAACGGCGCCACCACCTTCGCGGATGTGCGCGCATTACACACAAACATCGCGGATCCGCAGCCGGAGCAGGTCGAAGTCCTTATCGACCGGCGGCGAAATGTGACGTCCGGCCTCACGATCGGATCGATGCGTTACACCTTCGCGAGCACGGTGTACGAAAATCCGGGCGCGCTGCTGCGTTCGCTTTCCGTCGAATGCCTTGTGTACGGAGCCGGGAAGCGCGAGGCCTTTATCACGGCGCTGAAAAAGGCGCTGCAGGCCAAGACGGGCATGACCATGACCGAAGGCGAGGGCAACCGCACGGTGTTCAGCGGCGGAACCTGGAGGATCGAAATCCAGGGCGGTTCGCGTGTCACAACACTGGCCGCGTTTTTCTAGACCGGCATACTCCGCCTGAAATAGCGACGGAGCACGGGAGCGACAATGCGCTCCTTCGTGCTCCGTCATTTTTTTTATCGACCCGCCGAGGTTGCAGGCCGCGCGTCCGTGTCAGTCCAGACGTTTGGTCACTTCGACGAGCGAGCTGCCCACGTCGGGGGTGACCGCAAAGTCGCGGCTGCGGAACACGTTGACCATGCGCGGATTGTCGGCCGTGGTCTGCGCCACCACTTCGCGGACGCCGAGGTCGCGCGCGATGTCGAGGCAGTAGTCCGTGAGCAGTCCGCCAAGACCGCGGTTCTGCCACGCATCGGCGACCAGCACCGCGTACTCGGCGTCGGTGAAATCGGGCGACGCGATGAGCCGTCCCACGCCGAGCAGGCGTCTGACGCCGTCCTCTTCGTGTTCCGCCACGATGGCGATCTCGCGTTCATAGTCGATGTAGCAGTAGTGCACCGCGGCCTGATGTGATTCCCAATGGAAGAAGGAGCGGAAACGTGTGTAGATGGATTCGCGAGAACAACTGCGCAACAGATCGAACCACAGCGGCTCGTCCTCGGGTTTGATGGGGCGCAGCAGAATGCGTGTGCCGTCCTCGAGCGCGGTCTCCCGCACGTACTCCTCGGGGTAGGGCCGCAGCGCGAGATGCGCGTACGTTCCATGGGCCACGGGCTCGCGCGACATCACGATGCGCGCGTCGAGCGCGATGGCGTCGTCGGGACGGACGAGCAGCGGATTGATGTCGAGTTCCTCGATCTCCGGATAGTCGGCCGCGAGGTAGGAGAGCCGGATCAGGATCTCGATCAGCCGATCGACATCCATGGGCTGCTGCCCGCGGTACCCTTCGAGCAGCGGCCAGATCTTGAGTGACGAAAGCATGTTGCGCGCGAGCCGCTCGTTGAGCGGCGGGAAGCCGAGAGCGCGGTCCTTGAATAATTCAGCCGTGATGCCGCCCATGCCCGCCATGATGACCGTTCCGAAGACGGGGTCCTTCTTGAATCCGAGTATCATCTCAACCGCGCCCGACGTGCGCACCATGCGCTGCACCGTTGCGCCCTCGAGACGGGCCTCGGGCATCGCCGCGCGCGCGCGCGACTGCAGCGTGTCGAAGGCCTCTATCACGCTGTCGCGGTCGAGAAGGTTGAGTATCACGCCTCCCACCTCGGTTTTGTGCGAGATGTCGGGCGAGAGAATTTTCAGCACGACAGGGTAGCCGATACGGTCGGCGATGTCGGCCGCTGCATGGGCGTCGGCCGCGGGCCAGGGCCGGGTGGACGGGATGCCGTAGGCCTCGAGCAGCATCTTGGAGACGTGTTCGGGGAGCACCGGCCCCTCCTGCCCGATCATCGACGCGAACTGTGTTTTCACCTGCGCGCGGTCGTACGGGATGTGCACGGGCACGTCTTTCGGCGTCTCGTACAACGTCTCGAGATTGCGCGCGTGCGAGACCAGTGTCATGAACGCGCGCACACCCTGTTCGGGCGTGGTGTAGGTGGGCACGCCCGCGTCGTTGAGGAAACGCACGCCATCGCGCATGCTGGCTCCGCCGAGCCAGGCCGCGAGCACGGGCTTCGAGGATTTTTGCGCGATGTCGGCGACGACCTTGGCGATCGATGTGGGATTGGTCATCGCCTGCGGCGTGAGGATCACGAGCACGGCGTCGATACCCGTGTCGTCGAGCAGAATGGCGAGCGCCTTTTCGAAACGTTTCGAGCGCGCGTCACCCAGGACGTCGACGGGATTTCCGTGCGACCAGATCGGCGGCAGGCACTCGTTGAGCCGCGTAAGTGTCGCGTCCGACAGCGGCGCAAGCGAGCCGCCGGCCTCGAGCAAGGCGTCGCTTGCCATGACGCCGGGTCCGCCCGCGTTGGTCAGGATCGCGAGGCGCGGACCATGCGGCGTCTTCTGCCGTCCGAGCAGTTCCGCGCAGTCGAAGATCTCGCCGATGTCGTACACGCGGGTGACGCCGACGCGCCGGAAGGCCGCGTCGTACACGGCGTCTTCCGAGGCCATCGCGCCCGTGTGCGACGCGGCGGCGGCGGCCGATTCGCCGAAGCGGCCCGCCTTGTAGGCGAGGATCGGCTTGGTGCGCGCGAACGATCGCGCGGCCGACATAAACTCGCGCGCGCGGTTGATCGATTCGACGTACAGAATTATCGCCTTCGTTTTTTCGTCCTCGCCGAAATAATCGATGAGGTCGCCCACGTCCACATCCATCGCGTTGCCGATCGAGACGAAATACGAGAAGCCGAGTTTCTCGTCGATGGCCCAGTCGAGCACCGAGGAACAGAGCGCGCCGGACTGTGAGATAAAGGCGACATGGCCGTCGCGCGGCATGCCGTTCGCGAAGCTGGCGTTGAGACCAAAACCGGGAGCGATGACGCCGAGGCAGTTCGGCCCGAGCGCGCGCATCGAGGGGAAACGCGCGAGGGCGGCGCGAACCTCGTCCTCGAGCTGCCGGCCTTCGGGTCCGACTTCACGGAAGCCGGCCGAGTTGACGATGAGTCCGCCGACACCGGCCTCGCCGCATTCGATCACCGCCGCGGGCACCTGCGCCGCTGCGGTGCAGATGATGCCCAGGTCGGGCGTTTTCGGCAGCGAGCGCACGTCGGGATAACAGGGGATGCCCAGCACCGCCTCGCTCGTGGCGCTGACCGGGTACACAACGCCGCGGAAACCGCCGCCGACGAGATTGCTGAGTATCTTTCCCCCGACGCTCTGCGGGTTGGGGGTGACGCCGACAACGGCGATGCGTTTCGGCTGGAAAATGGGGTCGAGATTGTGGACAGGCATGAGGTGCGTGATGTGTTGATCGGTGAAGAGGGAAATGCGCGCATCGTGGGAGCGGGCAGGGTGTCGCGGCAGGGGAAAAATACGGCGCGGCGGAACAGGGAAAAAATAGGAGCTGATAGTCCGAAATACTGCCGGTTTCAAATGTTCGCCGCGTCGGATACTTTGCGGGCATGGAAACACGGGACGCGTACACGGATCAGGTGCCGGAGGAGGCGCGGCGGGAGCGGCTCGCGGCGCTGTACCGCGAGGTCTTCTCGTCCGATCCGTCCGGCATACTTGCGCTGCGCGGCGACGGTTCCGAACGCCGCATCTACCGGCTGCGCGGCGACGGACATTCGGTCATCGGCATCTGGGGCGACAATGTTCCCGAGAACCGCGCCTTCCTGGGCTTCACCGCGTCCTTCCTCCGCTGCGGCCTGCCCGTGCCGCGTATCCATGCCGTTGCCTCCGACGAGCGCGCCTACATCGAGGAGGATCTCGGCGACGATCTGCTCTTCGACTGGGCGCGGACGCGCCGCGTGGAGGGCGACCTCAATGCGGAGGCCTTCGACATGTATGCCGAGGTGCTGCGTGATCTCGTACGCTTCCAGATCGACGCAGCGGAGGCGGTGGACTACGGCCTCTGTTACCAATGGCCGGAATTCGGCCTCGAAGCGCTGACGTTCGACATGCAGTATTTCCGCGAGCAGTTTCTCGAACGCAGCGGCGCACGCTTCGACCGCGCGGCGTACGACGAGGACTGCGGCCGCCTCATAACCTATCTCCTGCGCGCGGACCGCACCCATTTCCTGTACCGCGACTTCCAGTCGCGCAATGTGCTGGTGTGCGGCGGCATGCCGCGCTACATCGACTATCAGTCCGGCAGGCGGGGCGCCCTGCACTACGATGCCGCCTCGTTGCTCTACGATGCCAAGGCGCGGATCGGCACGGAAACCCGTCGCGCGCTGCTTGACGAATATCTTGCGGCGGTGTCCAGGCGCCTGCCCGTCGACACTGCGGAGTTTTACCCGCTCTTCGACGCGTATGCCGTGGCGCGGGTGATGCAGGCACTCGGGGCCTTCGGAAAACTCGGCCTGTATCTCGGCAAACCCGGCTTCCGCTCATCCATCCCTCCCGCGCTCGAAAATCTGCGCGGCCTGGCTGAACACGCCGAGGTGTTCCGCGCTCTGCCCGCCCTGCGCACTCTTTTTCAGGCGCTTCCCGACATGCTGTCGGACCATGATTTTTCTGAACCCTGACCGCAGGCCCGCCCGTCCGACACCCACGGACCCGTGCGTTCGGGTGCGACGTGTTGTTTCCCGAGTACGCGGGCCTCATCTTGAAAATTGTCCCTGTATCCGGGACCGCGGGCGGGACGGGTATAAACAGAATACACACTCCGAAACAGTTCAAATACATGGCTCTTCACGTCACCATATTCTCGTTCGGATTCAGCCGCAGCGGACTTCCACGCGACAGGCACGGCAACGGGGGCGGATTTGTCTTCGACTGCCGTTTTCTCCCGAATCCGGTGTATGTGCCGCATCTCGCGCCGCTATCGGGCAAGGACGACGCGGTGGTCGAATACTTCGCGCAGCAGGAAACCGCGCTGCAGTTTGTGGACCGTGTCACGGCCATGATCGACTCCGCGGTCGATTCGTACCTCGAGCGCGGCTACGAGGATCTTCAGGTGGCCTTCGGCTGCACCGGCGGACAACACCGATCCGTGTATTGCGCCGAGCGCCTCACGGCGCATCTGCGAGCGCGCGGCATCACCGTCGCGCTTCACCACGCCGAGGAGGGTGCCTACTGGTGAAGGCGCTCGTACTCGCGGCCGGATACGGCACACGTCTTGCACCCCTGACGGAAAGCACACCGAAGGCGCTTGTTCCCGTCGCGGGCCGCCCGATGATCGCGCACGCAATCGATCATTGCATTATGGCCGGTTGCGACACCATCGTCGTGAACGCGCACCATCACGCCGACCAGCTCGTGCGGCATGTGCGCGAGACCGAGTACGGCGCGCCCGTTGTGGTGTCAGTCGAGGAGGTGATACTCGGTACCGGCGGTGGCATTCTTGCGGCGCGGCGCTGGCTCGACGACGGCGAACCCTTCCTCGTGCACAATGCCGACATCGTATCCGACATCGACCTGCGCGGGCTCGTGCATGCCGCGGAGGCGGATCACTGCCTCGCCGCTCTCGCGGTGAATACGCGCGAAACCTCCCGCGGCGTGCTCTTCGACGCGGACCTGCGCTTCCTCGGCAAGGAGGTGTGGTTTGCGGATGCACCCGCGTCGGCCACCCGCCGTTTCGGATTCTGCGGCGTACACGCCATCCATCCGCGTATTTTTTCTCTCGGCCATGCCGAGGGTTTTTCCGACATTTTCGACATATACCGCCTGGGCCTCGATAGCGGCCTGTACCTCGTGGCGCGGCCGCACGGCGGACGCTGGCGCGACCTCGGCTCGGTCGAGAGCATCACGCGGTACGAGGCGGATATGCGCGAGGCTTCCGCATCGCCGTCCGCGGACGCGCCGCGCGATTCACACCGACATTCCACAAGCGATTCCTAAAAAGATGGCACCACTCCGTTCCGCGATCATCCTGCTTCTTACTCTCACACCGCTGCTGCTCAACGCGCAGTCGCGCGCGGGCAACGATCCGAAGCGCGTCGCGGCAGATGCGTGTGTCACGTCCTTCATGCAGTGGCAGCCCGAGCGGCTTGCGGCGCTGCTGCATCCCGGGCTGCTGCAGCTCCGGCCCATCGACATGTGGAAGTCGTTCCGGCAGCAGGTGCTGAACATGGGAGGCAAATACCTCGGGCATCGATATCACCGATCCTCGCGGAAACACGATGTGACGACGCTGGTGTACCGCGTCACGTTCGCGCGTGATTCGCTCGAGTTTCTCGTCTCAATCGATTCCCTGAATCTGGTGGAGTCCTTTTCGGCCGAGGTCATCGAACAGACCTTCAGCTACCCCGCGCCGCCCCACGCGTCACGGTCGCGCTTCACGGAAAAGAAACTCACACTGGCCGTCGACAGCGCGCGCCTGCCTGCCCGTATCGCCGTGCCCAAGGGCAAGGGACGTTTCCCGGCCGTGGTGCTTGTGCATGACGCGGGACCACACGACATGGACATGACCACCGGCGGCCTGAAACCCCTGCGCGACATCGCCTGGGGATTGGCCTCGCGCGGTGTCGTCACGCTGCGCTACGAGAAGCGGACCCGCGTGCTCGGCCGCGCTTTCGACATGCGCGGCGCGACGGTGAAACAGGAAATCACCGACGATGTGCGCGCTGCGGTGCGCCTGCTCGCCGCCCGCCGCGACGTGGACCCGTCGAAGATACTCGTCGCGGGCTACGGTCTCGGCGGCATGACCCTGCCCGATCTTGCGCGGGCCGACAGCGCCGTGCGCGGCATCGCGCTCCTCTCCGTGCCGGGGCGTCCGCTCGAGGACGTGCTCGACGCGCAGTTGCACGAGCGCCTCGCGCAGATGGATTCCTCCGCGCAGGACGAGCGGACGCGCATCGAACAGTCGCTTGCCGCGCTTGCGCGTGTGCGCAAAGGCGGCGCGTCCGCGACCGATATTGTCATGGGTGTTCCTGCCTCATACTTCTACGACCTCCGCGGCCGCGATCAGGTCGTGAGCGCGTCGGTGCTCGACATTCCCATGCTCCTTGTCACGGCGGGCCGCGACACGCAGGTGGGCGCCGTCGACCGCGACATCTGGGCGCGCACGCTCGGCGCGAAAAAGAACGTGCGCCTGCACTTCTGCGAGAATTGCTCGCATCTGTTGAACGACACCGCCGAAGCCGCCGCGATGGGGCATGTGACGGAAGAGGTTCTCACACTTCTCGCCGCATGGGCGCAGGGGCGCTGAGTCTCAAGGCCTGGATTGCCGCGACCGGAACGCCGCTCGACCCGCCGCGGCTGCAAAACTCAGACGCTGTGTTGCACTATCGCCGCGGCGCGTTCGAACACGTCTTCGAGAGCGGGCCCGAGCAGCGCGGGATCGTCGGTCTTGCTCGGCACATTGTGGAACACGACGTAGGGCACCGCGCGTCCCTTGATCTCGATGTGGGTGGGTGAGGCAGCCGAGACCTCGTCCCAATCGATGTGGCGATAGAGGCGCTCGAGTTTCTCGTCGGGAAGGCCGTGCTCGAGGATGCTGTCGGGGCGCGCGGGATTGTAGCGCTTGCGGTTTTTCCGCAGCGATTCCTCGTAGGTGACGTCGATAAAAACGATGACGGCGCGCTCGAGGATACGATCCGTGAGATGCGCAAAGGCCGAGGCGTATCCGCCGTGTTCGGTGCCGCGCGAGAATTCGATGACTGCCGTGCGTGTCGTGTGGTAGTTTTCGTCGCGCAGATGTTTGTCGTACTCAAGGCCGATGCGCTCGATGAGCAGGTCCCACTGGTACTGGTGGAGGAAGTAGCCGTCGGCGTCGGTGTGTATGCGCGGTTTCCCGAGGCGTTTTTCCAGAATGGCGTCTTCTTCGAACCAGGTCCAGAGCATGGGGAAATCGTCGATCTCGTCGAATTCCCCGATGCCGAATCGGCGCAGCCGGTCTTCGACGGGAGTCTTCTTCAGATAATCGATCACTTCGGATTTGCCCGCGGCGGGGCGGCCTATCAGGATAATGACATCGAATTTGTGTGAAATCATGCCGGAACTCGAATGAATGAGTATGGAACAGTGAATGACGGACGGAACACGGGCAACGCGCCTCAGTGCGCTCCGCTCGAGCTGGGTCGCGCGTTCCAGAGCACCAGCATGAGCACCGCGCCTATGAGCGAGAAGCCGATCATGCTGGGACCCCAGACGGTCCACCCGAAGTTTTCCAGCAGCCAGCCCATGCCGAGACCCACGGCGGCGCCGCCGATGTACTGCATGCCGTCGAACATGCCCGCAGCGGTGGCCGCGGCCTTCTGGCCGCCGAAGTCCATCGACGCCGTGCCCGAGAGCATCGAGTGCACGATACTGATCGCCATGGAATTGACGATGAAGGCGGCGATGATGAAATCGGTGTTTGTTGTCTGCCACACCACGGCGAGCGCGGCGATCTGCAGCGCGTATCCGATGAATGCCACGGGGGTCCGCCGCGAGTTGAAGAACCAGTCCGAAATGGTGCCGGCCATAAAGGCGCCGAGTATGCCTGCGAGCACGACGGCTATCGCGCCCTTTTGGAATACGGGCGAATCGAGCGGCAGATGCTGCGCCTCCTGCATGTAACGCGGGAACCACTGCTCGAAGCCGTGCCGAACGAAGCCGGTGCAGAATTCCGCCGCCGCAATCGTGATGGTGACGGGATTTGTGAACACCTTCCGGAACACAAAACGGAAATCGACCTTGCCGGTGTAGCCGCTGGTGGCGTCGGCAGTGTCGAGCGGCGGGAGCCCCGCATCCTCGGGCTTGTCGCGCACAAACATCCAGGTCAGGAACGACATGATCGACACGATGACCGCAGGGATAAAAAAGACCCACTGCCAGGGAAGCACGGTCACGATGATGCCGCCGAGAAAAAAGATCAGCGCGCGGCCGCTCTGTATCATCGATCCGAAGATGGCCGAGAACACGCCGCGCTCGCGCACATGGAACCAGCCGCTGTTCACCTTGATGAGAGAGAGCGCGCTGTACGACTGGAAGTAGTTGTTCAGCGCCCAGGTGACGGTGAAATACCCGAGCAGGAAGGAACCCGTGCCGAGGAAATTGAGATAAGCGCCGAGGCCGAAAAGCAGATTGAATACCGCCGCGCCGATGGATCCGATCAGCATCGCGCGCCGGCCGCCGATACGGTCGGCGATGGGGCCGTTGAAGAGCGCCGAGAATCCGTACAAGGTCAGGGCCGCGGTGATGATGGCGCCGATCTCCGTTTTGTCCCATCCATAGTTGTCGGAGAGGGCCTTGTTGGCGAAACTCAAATTGTAGCGCGCCATGTACATCACCGCGTAGGTGAAGCCGAGCGTCAGCCAGTTGATGCCGCGGCGCCTGCGGAAGGTCTCGTCGTGGTTGAGCGGATTTCTCTTGAAGTTCATGCGGTCCGGCCTCTGTGAAGGAAAAAAAAGATAGGACAAATCGTGATGGCGCACCAGCGGGACCATTCGCAAATGCGGCGGCGAAGGGCGATATTTCCGGTTTCTCCGCAATCATGACACGCGACGAAGATCAGGAACAGCAGCCCCGAAAAATCGACAAGCGCAAGAGCGTCGAGAAGCTCTGGCGCAAGGGCGAGACGCG
This window of the Ignavibacteriota bacterium genome carries:
- a CDS encoding alpha/beta hydrolase; translation: MAPLRSAIILLLTLTPLLLNAQSRAGNDPKRVAADACVTSFMQWQPERLAALLHPGLLQLRPIDMWKSFRQQVLNMGGKYLGHRYHRSSRKHDVTTLVYRVTFARDSLEFLVSIDSLNLVESFSAEVIEQTFSYPAPPHASRSRFTEKKLTLAVDSARLPARIAVPKGKGRFPAVVLVHDAGPHDMDMTTGGLKPLRDIAWGLASRGVVTLRYEKRTRVLGRAFDMRGATVKQEITDDVRAAVRLLAARRDVDPSKILVAGYGLGGMTLPDLARADSAVRGIALLSVPGRPLEDVLDAQLHERLAQMDSSAQDERTRIEQSLAALARVRKGGASATDIVMGVPASYFYDLRGRDQVVSASVLDIPMLLVTAGRDTQVGAVDRDIWARTLGAKKNVRLHFCENCSHLLNDTAEAAAMGHVTEEVLTLLAAWAQGR
- a CDS encoding MFS transporter — protein: MNFKRNPLNHDETFRRRRGINWLTLGFTYAVMYMARYNLSFANKALSDNYGWDKTEIGAIITAALTLYGFSALFNGPIADRIGGRRAMLIGSIGAAVFNLLFGLGAYLNFLGTGSFLLGYFTVTWALNNYFQSYSALSLIKVNSGWFHVRERGVFSAIFGSMIQSGRALIFFLGGIIVTVLPWQWVFFIPAVIVSIMSFLTWMFVRDKPEDAGLPPLDTADATSGYTGKVDFRFVFRKVFTNPVTITIAAAEFCTGFVRHGFEQWFPRYMQEAQHLPLDSPVFQKGAIAVVLAGILGAFMAGTISDWFFNSRRTPVAFIGYALQIAALAVVWQTTNTDFIIAAFIVNSMAISIVHSMLSGTASMDFGGQKAAATAAGMFDGMQYIGGAAVGLGMGWLLENFGWTVWGPSMIGFSLIGAVLMLVLWNARPSSSGAH